The Sphingobium sp. EP60837 DNA segment GGCATAGCTGGGGCGGCTGCGCTCCTTGGCGCGCTGTTCTCGGTGGGCCCGATGCGCGGACAGGCGAAGGATTTTGGCCAAGCCGGAGAAAGTTTTCCCATCATCGAACCCGATCTGCTCGCGACGATCGAAGCCCGGCTGAAGCGGGCGGAAGCCACCGGCGAGCTGGCGCGGATGAATGCGCAGTTCGCCAAGCGAGCAGAGGCCAAGGTGCGTCGGCCCCATCCGGTCAATGGCATCACACAGACTGAGCAGCCACGGTCATGGGACTTTGACCCGACCGTCACGCTGGAGCAGGATATTCGCGACCAGAGGGGCCAGCTCATCGCGGCCGCCGGGCAGCGCATCAATCCGCTCGATTTCGTGAGCCTCGCCCAGCAGCTGGTGTTCATCGACGGCGACGATGAAGCACAGATGGCATGGGCAACAGCGCGCTATAGCGACGCCCAAGCCAAGCTCATCCTTGTTGCCGGGTCACCCATTGACGAGATGACCCGCCGCCAGCGCCGCTTCTATTTCGATCAGGAAGGGCGCCTCACGACCAGGTTTGGCATCGAGCATGTCCCGGCAGTGGTGAAGCCTGCGGGCAAGGTCATGCGCGTAAGTGAGATTGCGCTTCCCAGAGAGAAGGCGAGCTAATGCCGCTTTGGCTAGACCTGCTGCGCACACCGATGGCAGCGCCAGAGACGCGCCGCCTTCGGCGCATGCGCTTGGCATGGCAGCTCCTCTGCCTCTTCACCGCTGTAGCCGTCAGCCTGATAGCGCCACTGCGTGCCCTGTTGGGCCAAGCCGCCCCGTGCATCGCCGCAGCGCTGATCGCACTGACGCTGATCCAGAGCGTGATCTACTGGGTCGCCAAGCAGCGGGCGGACACTGCCATCCTCGATCTTCGGGAGACGTCCGAGTGATCCGGCTGCATCAACGCGGCATCCTGCTCGTCGCGGCGCTCCTGCTCGGATCCATCCTGTCGCCAGCAGCGCAGGCAGCGCCCACCTGCAACGGCAAGTTCGTCAATCCGATCACGGACGTCTGCTGGTCCTGCCTCTTCCCCTTGTCGGTCGGCGGGCTCAAAATCTGGCCCGGCAATCGGCCCGACGCGTCGAACCCCTCCTCGCCGATCTGCGCCTGCTCCGATCCGATCCCCCGCGTGGGCATCTCAGTCGGCTTCTGGGAACCGGCACGGCTCGCCGATGTCACCATGAAGCCTTGGTGCTTTCCCAACCTCGGCGGTGTGCGCATCGCGCCGGGCTTCGATATCGGTCAGGGCTATATGGCTGGTCCCTCCATGGTCGGGGGACGATCGCAGAGCACCGCCAAATGGCACGTCCATTGGTATGTTTATCCGCTGCTCTATTGGATGGAGCTGCTGACCGATTTCGTCTGCTTCGAGCAGGCAAGCTTCGACATCGCCTATATGACCGAGGTCGATCCGCTTTGGCAGGATGACGCGCTCTCCGGCCTCATCAATCCCGAAGCCATCGTCTTTGCCAATCCCATCGCGCAAGCTGCCTGCACGGCCGACTGTGTGACCGCAACCGCCGCGATGCCGATCGACACGCTGTTCTGGTGCGCGGGCTGCCAGGGAGCCATGTACCCTATGAACGGGAACATTCCGTCCTCAATCGGCCACGTCCAATCCTCGCGCCTCGCGCTTTCGCGCTTTGCCTACAAGATGCATCGGCAGGCGCTCGCCTGGGGAACCATGGGCTCCAAGGGCCTGTGCAGCAAATATGTGATGCCGATCATGCGCAAGCAGCAATATCGCTTCCAGATGGTGAACCCGATCCCGACCGTGTCGGGCCGCTACGCCTGCTCCTCGATTGGCGCATCCACCATGCCGCCCGGCGCCGGGCGCGCCTACCCCGCCGGCGGCGAGGATATGGGCTATCTCGTGTGGAGAAAGAGAAATTGCTGTGTCTTCTGATTGCGTCTCCACTAATCGGAAAAAGCGCGCAATGAGCGCCTCCCGGGTGCGCGTCGGCATCGGGGTGCTGCTTGGCGTCGGCGGGATCTCTGCCTTGCTTGGCCAGACGGTCGAGGGCATCGACATTCAGGCGATCAAGCGGCGGGCTGCTGGGCTTGAAGACGACGCGGCCGCGTTCGTCGATCACGTCAAGGATCGCGGCGACGCTTTCCGCGAGGATGCGCTCGCGGTGCAGCACGGCGGCACTGAAAATATGCGTCGCATCGCAGCCAGCGATGTTCCCAAGGGACCTGATGGCGCGATAGATTTTGACGACATCGTTAAGGGCGCCGCCGCCAATCTCAACGGCAAAGCCGGTGAAGCGCCGCAGTTCATTGCCTTTGCCAGCCTCTCCATGCCGCCAGCCTCATTGAAGCAGATGGTCCACGACACCGCCACGGCGCGCGGGATCGTCGTGTTCCGCGGCTTTCCCAACAACAGCATGAAGCGCTTCGCCGCCGAGCTCGCCAAGGTCGTTGACACCAACGACTTTGCCAATATCGGCGTTGATCCCCGGCTGTTCCGCGCCTTCAATGTGCAGGCCGTGCCGACCTATGTCACGGTGTCATCGAATTTTGACCCCTGCTCGGGCTTCCACTGCATCACGCCGCTGCCGCCCTATGACCGAATGACCGGCAATGTGACGGTGCGCTATGCTTTGGGAAGCTTCGTCGATGGCAATGGGCCAGGCGCCCGGGTCGCGGCGGTGGCGCTTTCGAATATGAAGCGAGGGCGGCCATGAAGCGACTTGCCTCGCTCATCGCCCTGGTGCTGCTCGGCGTCGCCGTGCCCACGCCCGCGCAGATGACCCCACAACAAGCGCGCGAAGAGGGCAAGTCCCTCGGCAACGCGATGCGGAGCGATGAGGCCTGGGTTCCTAAGAATAACGCCCAAGCCATGATTGTGCCGGGCTACCAGGGGACTGACCTGCCCGAGGCAAATTATTTCAGCAATCCCGACAAGCTCGCCAATGACGCCCACGCGCTCAAGGGATCGAGCGAAGCCTATCATATTGCGACCGACGCCAACAAAAGCCGTCCCACCTTTTCCGGTGACGAGATCAAGGCCGTCACCGCCAATGCATCGGCAATCGAAAATGATCCCTCTACCCAATTGGGCGGCGAAAGCATCAGCGGCGGCAGTGGCGAGTGCAAGCCCCTGCCCGCGGAAGAAAGCCAGATCTATTACGACGCCACCTGCGACACGGGGTTTGTCGTCAATTCGGTGCCTTCGGAAACCGTCTATAGCTGCCCGCCCGGTTGGACGCTGGGCGGCACCACCTGCTCCATGGTCGAGACGCTTCCGGCGAGCGTCAGCTATAGCTGCGACGCAGCTTGGACCTTGAATGGCGCGCAATGTGCGCAGACGCAGCCGGCCAATGTGGGCGCCTATAGCTGCCCGGCAGGATGGACGCTCAATGGCAGCAGGTGCAGCCGAACCCTCAGCGAGAATGCCAATCAAACGGGGTACAGCTGCCCCAACGGCTATAGCCTGGCCGGATCAGTCTGTCAGAGGACCGTCACCACCGGCGCATCGCCGAGCTACTCCTGTCCGAGCGGCTATTCGCTTATCGCCACGAGTTGCACGCGCAATTTCAGCTATGCCGCCACCGCGACTCATAGCTGTGAGCCAGGCTGGACCCTAAATGGCACCACCTGTTCGCGCCAGCTGACGCAGCCCGCCACGCAAAGCTATTCTTGCCCCACCGGCTACAGCTTGGAAAACGGAACCTGCTCCCAAAGCGCCAATTATCAGGCGACCGCCACCTATAGCTGCCCCAGCGGCGGAACGGTCCAGGGTAGCCAGTGCGTCACCACCAACACGACTTCGGCCACGCCCACCTATGCCTGTCCTTATTATTACTACAACCCAGGCACCATGTTCGGGGGCGGCGGTCCCTATTGCGTGCTGCGCAAGGCGGAATTCGCTGGCAAGAAATGCGCGCCCACCGGCACTAAACCCGGGAGTATCGAATTCCTGCGCGAGCAGAAAGCGTCGGGCGATACATTTTGTCTTTACAAGCCGCTCACGACCTATACCTGTCCGAGCGCCGCTTGGAACTTCGATCCCGCCTATAATCAGTGCGTATCGAACGTCGTGCAGAACGGCGTTGTCACCTATACCTGCCCGCAAGGCGGCAGCCTGCAGGGCACCGCCTGTTACCGCAACGATGTGACCGGAGCCTCGGTCACCTATGTCTGCCCTGCCGATTACGCCTTGTCCGGCCAGACATGCGTCAAATCCGAATATAAACAGGCTAACGTCCAATATAGCTGTCCGGCCGGCGGGAACGGCTCGGGGACCACTTGCCAAGTCAAAGAGCAAATTGCCGCCTCGGTAAGCTATGCCTGCCCTACGGGCTATCACCTCAATGGCACCAGTTGCTCCCGGACCGACACGCTGCCGGGCACCCCGGTCTATGCTTGTCCAACCGGCTATTCGCTGAGCGGCACGAGTTGCACAAGGACGGAAGACCAGGCAGCGACGCCCATCTATGTCTGCCCGACCGGCTTTGTCCTTTCGGGCTCACAATGCGCAGCGACCGTCGCTGCGCAGCCCATCTATTATTGTCCCGCCGATTTCACGCTTTCCGGCCAGACATGCTCGCGAACCCAAAGCCAGCCCGCCGCCTCACACCAGCAGTGCCCTAAGGGCGCGAACAGCAACCCAGACGGCAGCTGCTCTACGCAGGATCCGCAAAATGACTGCGGCGCCCTTCAAGGCAACCCGCAGTGCAGCTGGAAATATGATAATTGCCTAGACGAGACCCCGTCCGCCAATGGGTGCAAGATGATGGAGAAGGTCTATCGCTGCCCGGTACCGGGCGCAATGGTGCAG contains these protein-coding regions:
- the traW gene encoding type-F conjugative transfer system protein TraW; its protein translation is MRATLAGIAGAAALLGALFSVGPMRGQAKDFGQAGESFPIIEPDLLATIEARLKRAEATGELARMNAQFAKRAEAKVRRPHPVNGITQTEQPRSWDFDPTVTLEQDIRDQRGQLIAAAGQRINPLDFVSLAQQLVFIDGDDEAQMAWATARYSDAQAKLILVAGSPIDEMTRRQRRFYFDQEGRLTTRFGIEHVPAVVKPAGKVMRVSEIALPREKAS
- the traU gene encoding conjugal transfer pilus assembly protein TraU, producing the protein MHQRGILLVAALLLGSILSPAAQAAPTCNGKFVNPITDVCWSCLFPLSVGGLKIWPGNRPDASNPSSPICACSDPIPRVGISVGFWEPARLADVTMKPWCFPNLGGVRIAPGFDIGQGYMAGPSMVGGRSQSTAKWHVHWYVYPLLYWMELLTDFVCFEQASFDIAYMTEVDPLWQDDALSGLINPEAIVFANPIAQAACTADCVTATAAMPIDTLFWCAGCQGAMYPMNGNIPSSIGHVQSSRLALSRFAYKMHRQALAWGTMGSKGLCSKYVMPIMRKQQYRFQMVNPIPTVSGRYACSSIGASTMPPGAGRAYPAGGEDMGYLVWRKRNCCVF
- the trbC gene encoding type-F conjugative transfer system pilin assembly protein TrbC; the protein is MSASRVRVGIGVLLGVGGISALLGQTVEGIDIQAIKRRAAGLEDDAAAFVDHVKDRGDAFREDALAVQHGGTENMRRIAASDVPKGPDGAIDFDDIVKGAAANLNGKAGEAPQFIAFASLSMPPASLKQMVHDTATARGIVVFRGFPNNSMKRFAAELAKVVDTNDFANIGVDPRLFRAFNVQAVPTYVTVSSNFDPCSGFHCITPLPPYDRMTGNVTVRYALGSFVDGNGPGARVAAVALSNMKRGRP